One Azoarcus sp. DN11 DNA segment encodes these proteins:
- a CDS encoding TonB-dependent receptor → MQHAPPAPIRKPLAILTALLGSVTAASAAETVELAPVEVVGTTPLPGINLPKDQVPANVQLMNSQQLRDAGGPALTEKLQRKLPSVNVNEIQGNPYQADLNYRGFSASPLLGTPQGLSVFLDGVRVNEPFGDVVNWDLIPQTAIATMTLVPGSNPLYGLNTLGGALALQTKRGDTHPGGALEVYGGSFNRRGGSVEHGGKRGELSWYVAAEGMKEDGWRDHSPSEVGQLFGKLAWTRGETDLALTLAHADTDLIGNALVPESIERQRRAATFTHPDETRNRSTLLALSGSHWLNDQDQISGTVYARRTLTRTLNGDLNDKFASEFAQWAAAGFPVGAEPEAGALNRARTGQTAAGIALQWSRIAGAHQFSVGVSHDRSHAGFRQSQQAGELTANRGISATGDEEPVNSLLGRTRTTSVYATDTVALAPTVHLTGSLRYNRTSVLNSDRMGDALNGDFTYHKLNPALGLTWEVTPALTVYGGFTQGNRAPTPIELGCADPGNACSLPNAMAADPFLGQVVTRTLEFGVRGKLAGNTQWNATAFRSTNHDDILFVGTAGSLGFFTNFGQTRRQGIELGLSGEIGAFDWQANYSYLDATFQSSACLLAENNSTEGQGGCPDDEIRVARGDRLPGLSKHSLKLGLGWHATDVLRVGADLVAYSDRYVRGNENNRHEPQGRFEGRGKLPGYGVVNLRADYQLARGWTLFGRIDNLFDKRYASAGALAANPFVGPDNAFVADPGEWRHEQFIAPGAPRSAWVGVRYAWKGI, encoded by the coding sequence ATGCAGCACGCCCCCCCGGCACCGATCCGCAAACCGCTCGCGATCCTGACCGCCCTCCTGGGATCCGTTACCGCCGCCAGCGCAGCCGAAACGGTCGAACTCGCGCCGGTGGAGGTCGTCGGCACCACGCCCTTGCCGGGCATCAACCTCCCGAAGGACCAGGTTCCCGCCAACGTCCAGCTGATGAACAGCCAGCAACTGCGCGACGCGGGCGGGCCAGCGCTGACCGAGAAGCTGCAGCGCAAGCTGCCGAGCGTCAACGTGAACGAGATCCAGGGCAATCCCTACCAGGCCGACCTCAATTACCGCGGCTTTTCCGCCTCGCCGCTGCTCGGTACGCCGCAGGGCCTGTCCGTCTTCCTCGACGGCGTGCGCGTCAACGAACCCTTTGGCGACGTCGTGAACTGGGACCTGATCCCGCAGACGGCGATTGCCACGATGACGCTCGTGCCGGGCTCCAACCCCCTGTACGGCCTCAACACCCTGGGTGGCGCACTGGCGCTGCAGACGAAGCGCGGCGACACGCACCCCGGCGGCGCGCTGGAGGTATACGGCGGCTCCTTCAACCGCCGCGGCGGCTCCGTCGAGCACGGCGGCAAGCGCGGGGAGCTTTCCTGGTACGTCGCGGCCGAGGGCATGAAGGAAGACGGCTGGCGCGACCATTCCCCGTCCGAAGTGGGCCAGCTGTTCGGCAAGCTCGCGTGGACGAGGGGCGAAACCGATCTGGCGCTCACGCTCGCCCACGCCGACACCGACCTGATCGGCAACGCCCTCGTACCGGAGAGCATCGAACGCCAACGGCGCGCAGCGACCTTCACCCATCCCGACGAGACACGGAACCGCAGCACCCTGCTGGCACTCTCGGGCAGCCACTGGCTCAACGATCAGGACCAGATCTCGGGCACCGTCTACGCGCGGCGCACCCTCACCCGCACGCTGAACGGCGACCTGAACGACAAGTTCGCGAGCGAGTTCGCGCAATGGGCCGCTGCCGGCTTTCCCGTCGGAGCGGAACCGGAAGCCGGCGCACTCAACCGCGCCCGCACCGGCCAGACCGCTGCGGGCATCGCGCTGCAGTGGAGCCGCATCGCCGGCGCCCACCAATTCTCGGTCGGCGTGTCCCACGACCGCAGCCACGCCGGCTTCCGCCAGAGCCAGCAAGCGGGCGAGCTGACCGCAAATCGCGGCATTTCCGCCACCGGCGACGAAGAGCCGGTGAACAGCCTGCTCGGCCGCACGCGCACCACCAGCGTGTATGCGACCGACACCGTCGCGCTGGCCCCGACCGTGCATCTCACGGGCTCGCTGCGTTACAACCGCACGAGCGTGCTCAACAGCGATCGCATGGGCGACGCACTCAACGGCGACTTCACTTACCACAAGCTCAATCCGGCGCTGGGTCTCACCTGGGAGGTGACGCCTGCCCTCACCGTTTACGGCGGCTTCACCCAGGGCAACCGCGCGCCGACGCCGATCGAGCTGGGCTGCGCCGATCCCGGCAACGCCTGCAGCCTGCCGAATGCGATGGCCGCCGACCCGTTCCTCGGACAGGTCGTCACCCGCACGCTCGAATTCGGCGTGCGCGGCAAACTCGCCGGCAACACCCAGTGGAACGCCACCGCATTCCGCAGCACCAACCACGACGACATCCTCTTCGTCGGCACCGCCGGCAGCCTCGGTTTCTTCACCAACTTCGGACAGACCCGCCGCCAGGGCATCGAGCTGGGCCTGAGCGGGGAAATCGGCGCCTTCGACTGGCAGGCCAACTACAGCTACCTCGACGCGACCTTCCAGTCCTCGGCCTGCCTGCTCGCCGAGAACAACAGCACCGAAGGCCAGGGCGGCTGCCCCGACGACGAGATCCGCGTTGCGCGCGGCGACCGGCTGCCCGGACTGTCCAAGCACAGCCTCAAGCTCGGTCTCGGCTGGCACGCCACCGACGTGTTGCGCGTGGGGGCCGACCTCGTTGCATATTCCGACCGCTACGTGCGCGGCAACGAAAACAACCGCCACGAGCCCCAGGGCAGGTTCGAAGGGCGCGGGAAACTTCCCGGATACGGGGTGGTCAATCTTCGCGCGGACTACCAGTTGGCGCGCGGCTGGACCCTTTTCGGCCGCATCGACAACCTGTTCGACAAGCGCTACGCGAGTGCCGGGGCGCTGGCGGCGAACCCCTTCGTCGGCCCCGACAACGCGTTTGTGGCGGATCCCGGCGAATGGCGCCATGAACAGTTCATCGCCCCGGGCGCGCCACGCAGCGCATGGGTTGGCGTGCGTTACGCCTGGAAGGGCATCTGA
- the gstA gene encoding glutathione transferase GstA, whose amino-acid sequence MKLFLKPGACSLSPHIVLEEAGLKYETETVDLQTKVTGSGQDYTKTNPKGYVPALLLDNGELLTEGPAIVQYLADQVPEKKLAPPNGTPERYRLQSWLTFIGTELHKTFSPFFNPATPDAWKTICRANLDRRLGYIAEQLTGKDYLLGADFSVADAYLFTVLGWAKYIDIDLAKWPALAAYQARVAARPSVTAAMKAEGLL is encoded by the coding sequence ATGAAGCTGTTCTTGAAACCCGGTGCATGCTCGCTCTCCCCGCACATCGTGCTCGAAGAAGCGGGCCTCAAGTACGAAACCGAAACCGTCGACCTGCAGACCAAGGTCACCGGATCGGGGCAGGACTACACGAAGACCAACCCGAAGGGCTACGTCCCCGCGCTGCTGCTCGACAACGGCGAACTGCTCACCGAAGGGCCGGCGATCGTCCAGTACCTTGCCGACCAGGTCCCGGAGAAGAAGCTGGCGCCCCCCAACGGCACGCCCGAGCGCTACCGCCTGCAGAGCTGGCTCACCTTCATCGGCACCGAACTGCACAAGACCTTCAGCCCGTTCTTCAATCCGGCCACCCCGGATGCGTGGAAGACGATCTGCCGCGCTAACCTCGACCGCCGCCTCGGCTACATCGCCGAACAGCTCACGGGCAAGGACTACCTGCTGGGCGCCGATTTCAGCGTCGCCGACGCCTACCTGTTCACTGTGCTCGGCTGGGCGAAGTACATCGACATCGACCTGGCGAAATGGCCCGCACTGGCCGCCTACCAGGCCCGCGTCGCCGCCCGCCCGTCGGTCACCGCGGCCATGAAGGCCGAAGGATTGCTGTGA
- a CDS encoding PAS domain S-box protein, whose product MKLPDFRWRKLNTRIALVTLCIFLVGIWSLAWYASHVLHRDMQRLVGEQQFSTATILAAGVNEDLAQRLHALEVVAGTIAAASARTPSGLQMLLERNPVLLDLFNGGVMALDADGTAIADMPRSVGRIGLNYMERDHVAAALREGRAMVGRPVIGKKLSVPVLGMAAPLRDAQGKVVGALYGVTNLSTLNFIDKVAGNGYGRTGGYVLVAPQYHLVLAASDKRRIMEVLPARGTIPAIDRFADGYEGSVIFHNPPGVEILASAKGIPLAGWYAAVALPIEEAFAPIRDVQRRVLVAALLISLLAAGLTWVLVKRQLAPVLDTVKSLAAFSDSEQFLHPLPIVRDDEVGELIGGFNRLLETLSQRKRAVKENERKLSLILDSVDAFIYMKDAAGVYLFANRKACELFGLAESEIVGHGDEKFFDAETVARIRMDDAQVLEKGDSVRTEETLRNRKDGGTSTYLTFKLPLRDGRGEVYALCGISTDITERKQVEETLRESRVFVQGVLDSVPSQIAVLDGDGMIIAVNEPWRRFAIENGLEPGKAAPNTDIGTSYLAICGTSDNGATGGAAEGIRAVLAGRLPSFSLEYPCHAPHAQRWFTMTVNPLGPERQGVVVMHSDITARKLAEDGLRLAASVFTHAYEGIVLTTATGEIMDVNEAFCRITGYSREEVLGRNPRILKSEQHDETFYAALWQRLAEKGHWQGEIWNRRKSGEIYPEQKTITVVRDEHGRVQHYVALGSDITERKNMEEQIRQLAFYDALTNLPNRRLFHDRMRQTLAACRRTGRQAALLFVDLDNFKPLNDTHGHDVGDLLLVEVAGRLQKCVREVDTVARFGGDEFVVMLGDLQADHVESRRQAERVAQKILARVSEPYVLTVEHAGQPARTVRHHCSASIGVAMFLDTEGSEELILKRADAAMYQAKEAGRGAIRVVDSGAGASPVEPEALD is encoded by the coding sequence ATGAAGCTGCCTGACTTTCGGTGGCGCAAGCTCAACACGCGAATCGCCCTCGTCACGCTGTGCATCTTCCTGGTCGGCATCTGGTCGCTGGCCTGGTACGCCAGCCATGTCCTGCACAGGGATATGCAGCGCCTGGTAGGCGAGCAGCAGTTCTCGACGGCCACCATCCTGGCTGCGGGCGTCAACGAAGATCTCGCACAACGTCTGCACGCACTGGAGGTTGTCGCCGGGACGATTGCCGCGGCCTCCGCGCGGACCCCGTCCGGGCTGCAGATGCTTCTGGAACGGAATCCGGTCCTCCTGGATCTGTTCAACGGCGGTGTGATGGCCCTCGACGCCGATGGCACCGCGATCGCCGACATGCCGCGTTCGGTCGGGCGGATCGGCCTCAATTACATGGAACGGGATCACGTCGCCGCTGCGCTCCGGGAAGGCCGGGCAATGGTCGGTCGGCCGGTCATCGGCAAGAAGCTGTCGGTGCCCGTGTTGGGCATGGCCGCGCCGCTTCGCGACGCTCAGGGGAAGGTGGTTGGTGCCCTATACGGCGTGACCAACCTGTCGACGTTGAATTTCATCGACAAGGTCGCCGGAAACGGCTACGGGCGCACCGGCGGTTACGTGCTTGTTGCGCCGCAATATCACCTCGTGCTCGCGGCGTCGGACAAACGCCGCATCATGGAGGTGCTGCCGGCCCGCGGCACCATCCCTGCGATCGACCGCTTTGCGGACGGCTACGAAGGATCCGTCATCTTCCATAACCCCCCCGGCGTCGAGATCCTCGCCTCGGCGAAGGGCATTCCGCTGGCGGGCTGGTACGCGGCCGTTGCGCTGCCGATCGAAGAGGCTTTCGCTCCCATTCGCGACGTGCAGCGGCGTGTGCTGGTTGCCGCGCTCCTGATCAGCCTGCTGGCTGCGGGGCTCACCTGGGTGCTCGTCAAGCGTCAGCTCGCGCCGGTGCTCGATACCGTCAAGTCGCTGGCCGCGTTTTCGGATTCGGAGCAGTTCTTGCACCCCCTGCCCATCGTTCGCGACGATGAAGTCGGAGAGCTGATCGGTGGGTTCAACCGCCTTCTGGAGACGCTGTCGCAGCGCAAGCGCGCGGTGAAGGAAAACGAACGGAAGCTTTCCTTGATCCTCGACAGCGTCGACGCCTTCATTTACATGAAGGACGCGGCGGGCGTGTATCTGTTTGCCAATCGCAAGGCGTGCGAACTGTTCGGCCTGGCCGAATCGGAAATCGTCGGGCATGGCGACGAGAAGTTCTTCGATGCCGAGACCGTGGCGCGGATTCGCATGGACGACGCGCAGGTTCTGGAGAAAGGGGACTCGGTCAGGACGGAGGAAACCCTCCGCAATCGCAAGGACGGCGGCACGTCGACCTACCTCACCTTCAAGCTCCCGCTGCGCGATGGAAGGGGTGAGGTCTACGCACTGTGCGGTATCTCGACGGACATCACGGAGCGCAAGCAGGTCGAGGAGACTTTGCGCGAAAGCCGGGTATTCGTGCAGGGGGTACTGGACTCCGTGCCAAGTCAGATCGCCGTTCTCGATGGTGACGGGATGATCATCGCCGTCAATGAACCGTGGCGGCGATTTGCCATCGAGAACGGGCTCGAGCCCGGGAAAGCCGCGCCCAACACCGATATTGGAACGTCTTACCTGGCGATCTGCGGTACGAGTGACAATGGCGCCACGGGCGGGGCCGCCGAGGGGATCCGCGCAGTGCTCGCAGGTCGGCTGCCCAGTTTCAGTCTCGAATATCCCTGTCACGCCCCGCATGCGCAGCGCTGGTTCACGATGACCGTCAATCCGCTGGGGCCCGAGCGCCAGGGCGTGGTGGTCATGCACAGTGACATCACGGCCCGCAAACTGGCCGAGGACGGCTTGCGCCTTGCCGCCAGTGTTTTCACCCATGCCTATGAGGGGATCGTACTCACGACTGCGACGGGTGAGATCATGGACGTGAACGAAGCCTTCTGCCGCATCACCGGCTACAGCCGGGAGGAGGTGCTGGGCAGGAACCCGCGGATACTGAAATCGGAGCAGCATGACGAGACGTTCTACGCGGCGCTGTGGCAGCGGCTTGCCGAGAAGGGCCACTGGCAGGGGGAAATATGGAACCGCCGCAAGAGCGGGGAAATCTATCCGGAACAAAAGACCATCACGGTCGTGCGCGATGAGCATGGCCGGGTTCAGCATTATGTCGCGTTGGGCTCGGATATCACCGAGCGGAAGAACATGGAGGAGCAGATCCGCCAGCTCGCTTTTTACGACGCGCTGACGAATCTGCCGAATCGCCGACTGTTCCACGACCGCATGCGGCAGACGCTTGCCGCCTGCCGGCGCACGGGCCGGCAGGCCGCCCTGCTGTTCGTCGACCTGGACAATTTCAAGCCGCTGAACGACACCCACGGGCACGACGTGGGCGATCTGCTGCTGGTGGAAGTGGCCGGGCGGCTGCAGAAATGCGTGCGCGAGGTGGACACCGTGGCACGCTTTGGCGGCGACGAATTCGTGGTGATGCTCGGCGACCTTCAGGCCGATCACGTGGAGTCGCGCCGCCAGGCCGAGCGGGTGGCGCAGAAGATCCTGGCGCGCGTTTCCGAGCCCTATGTGCTGACAGTCGAACACGCCGGCCAGCCCGCGCGCACCGTCAGGCACCACTGTTCGGCGAGCATCGGCGTGGCAATGTTCCTGGACACCGAGGGGAGCGAAGAGCTCATCCTCAAGCGCGCGGATGCCGCGATGTATCAGGCCAAGGAGGCCGGCCGCGGAGCCATCCGCGTGGTCGATTCCGGTGCCGGGGCGTCGCCTGTGGAACCGGAAGCACTCGACTGA
- a CDS encoding aldo/keto reductase — MIGLGTYVGFDVERDSEQYRRLPEVLRVMFEAGGSVIDSSPMYGRAEAVTGELLAAEGVRSKAFVATKVWIRGRAEGIRQMQESMRLLQVERLDLMQVHNLVDWRVHLATLRDWKAAGRVRYIGITHYTNGAYAELEAVMREAQFDFVQVNYSVAEPEAERRILPLAVDRGMAVLINRPFGGGRVLRRLSDRPLPPWAAEIGATSWAQVLLKFVLSHPAVSCAIPGTGRPEHVTDNVRAGMGMIPDVAFWKRRLDSISA; from the coding sequence GTGATCGGCCTGGGCACCTACGTGGGTTTCGATGTCGAGCGCGATTCGGAGCAGTATCGCAGGCTGCCTGAAGTGTTGAGGGTCATGTTCGAGGCGGGCGGGTCGGTGATCGACTCGTCGCCGATGTACGGGCGCGCCGAGGCAGTGACGGGCGAACTGCTCGCCGCCGAGGGCGTGCGCAGCAAGGCTTTCGTCGCGACCAAGGTGTGGATTCGCGGGCGCGCCGAGGGCATCCGGCAGATGCAGGAGTCGATGCGGCTGCTGCAGGTGGAGCGTCTGGATCTGATGCAGGTGCACAACCTGGTCGACTGGCGCGTGCATCTGGCGACGTTGCGCGACTGGAAGGCGGCGGGCCGGGTCCGTTACATCGGCATCACGCATTACACGAACGGCGCCTACGCCGAACTCGAAGCGGTGATGCGCGAGGCGCAGTTCGACTTCGTGCAGGTGAATTATTCGGTCGCCGAGCCCGAAGCGGAACGGCGCATCCTGCCGCTGGCGGTCGATCGCGGCATGGCGGTGCTGATCAACCGGCCGTTCGGCGGCGGCCGCGTGCTGCGGCGGCTGAGTGACCGGCCGTTGCCGCCGTGGGCGGCAGAGATCGGGGCGACGAGCTGGGCGCAGGTGCTGCTGAAATTCGTGCTGAGTCATCCGGCGGTGAGCTGCGCGATCCCGGGCACGGGGCGGCCCGAGCACGTGACGGATAACGTCCGCGCCGGCATGGGGATGATCCCCGACGTGGCGTTCTGGAAGCGCCGTCTGGATTCGATCAGTGCCTGA
- a CDS encoding glutathione peroxidase, which produces MDTQLGDIEVERLAGGSTTMGEYAGKVLLIVNTASQCGFTPHYAGLEQLYRTYRDRGLVVLGFPCNQFGEQEPGNAAEIAAFCEQNYGVSFPMFAKIDVNGDATHPLYAWLKAHARGVLGTEAIKWNFTKFLVDRSGTQVERYAPMTSPQSIANDIEALL; this is translated from the coding sequence ATGGACACGCAACTAGGCGACATCGAGGTCGAGCGCCTTGCCGGCGGCAGCACGACGATGGGCGAATACGCCGGGAAAGTGCTGCTGATCGTGAATACCGCGAGCCAATGCGGCTTCACCCCGCACTATGCGGGCCTGGAACAGCTTTACCGAACGTACCGCGACCGCGGGCTGGTCGTGCTGGGCTTCCCGTGCAACCAGTTCGGCGAGCAGGAACCCGGCAACGCCGCCGAGATCGCCGCGTTCTGCGAGCAGAACTACGGCGTCAGCTTCCCGATGTTCGCGAAGATCGACGTCAACGGCGACGCCACCCACCCGTTGTACGCCTGGCTCAAGGCGCACGCCCGGGGCGTGCTCGGTACGGAGGCGATCAAGTGGAACTTCACGAAGTTCCTCGTCGATCGCAGCGGCACGCAGGTCGAACGCTATGCCCCGATGACGTCGCCCCAGTCCATCGCGAACGACATCGAAGCGCTGCTCTGA
- a CDS encoding response regulator transcription factor, whose translation MASVLENLRLILADDHTIVRMGFRMLLEGAGACIVAETDSGEGALSAFAEHQPDVLVMDVTMPGIGGLGALERLLARHPGARVLMLSAHEDSQIPMRALRSGATGYLSKRAQPQELVRAVAQVARGQRYVDPELAPQLALAQFGGSNDPADALTDKEFAVFLQLAKGSSVNQVADTHKLSPSTVGTHLYHIKQKLNAANAAELALIAVRSGLIEA comes from the coding sequence ATGGCCAGCGTTCTTGAAAACCTCCGCCTCATCCTCGCCGACGATCACACCATCGTCCGCATGGGCTTCCGCATGCTGCTCGAAGGGGCCGGTGCGTGCATCGTCGCCGAAACGGACAGCGGCGAGGGCGCACTGTCCGCCTTCGCCGAGCATCAGCCCGACGTCCTCGTGATGGACGTGACGATGCCGGGCATCGGCGGCCTCGGCGCGCTGGAGCGCCTCCTTGCCCGCCACCCCGGCGCGCGCGTGCTGATGCTCTCCGCGCACGAGGATTCGCAGATCCCGATGCGTGCGCTGCGCTCGGGTGCCACCGGCTACCTGTCGAAGCGCGCCCAGCCGCAGGAGCTCGTGCGCGCCGTCGCGCAGGTGGCGCGCGGCCAGCGCTACGTCGACCCCGAACTCGCCCCGCAGCTCGCGCTCGCGCAGTTCGGCGGCAGCAACGATCCCGCCGATGCGCTCACCGACAAGGAGTTCGCGGTGTTCCTGCAGCTCGCCAAAGGCAGCTCGGTGAACCAGGTCGCCGACACGCACAAGCTCAGCCCGAGCACGGTCGGCACGCACCTGTACCACATCAAGCAGAAGCTCAACGCGGCGAACGCCGCCGAACTCGCGCTGATCGCGGTGCGATCGGGGCTGATTGAAGCCTGA
- a CDS encoding sensor histidine kinase yields the protein MRARSTTLGTRIGLVLAAILALVLLAGVGWWVSETRKSIHEEVLAASHVAQQWVTVLVSETLRDRTDGPDRLMTHLRAVGRLRANQLEVLGPDGARLYVSPESTYKPGRFAPDWFADWLTPSLPVRHFDVGDRQIVLRPDASRAVLDAWDDLAAGLGSALALLLIVAIGARLALHRALAPLAQIDAALARGADGRFDVRLPGYRVAELDRVAASYNRLADTLDDTRAQNLRLEEDQAFARAVQARLEEERRVIARELHDELGQAITAVRAISGAILQRCDNQPQLHGSAQAILAMTGQMQDGVRAILQRLRPASTDGGGRLDQAVSDYCHLWSGHHPHIRVDCRTAPAGTPTDGALSLTVLRLLQESLTNVARHSGASHVDVRLEFAPDAVALEVCDNGRGLAADTLPGHYGLTGMRERVAELHGELHLDTPPGGGLRVSARLPHHHSPEESFHGQRS from the coding sequence ATGCGCGCTAGATCGACCACCCTCGGCACCCGCATCGGCCTCGTGCTCGCCGCCATCCTCGCGCTCGTGCTGCTCGCCGGCGTCGGCTGGTGGGTGAGCGAGACGCGCAAGTCCATCCACGAGGAGGTGCTCGCCGCGAGCCACGTCGCGCAGCAATGGGTCACGGTGCTGGTGTCCGAGACCCTGCGCGACCGCACCGACGGCCCCGACCGCCTGATGACCCACCTGCGCGCGGTCGGGCGACTGCGCGCGAACCAGCTCGAAGTGCTCGGGCCGGACGGCGCGCGCCTGTACGTGTCGCCCGAATCGACTTACAAGCCCGGCCGCTTCGCGCCGGACTGGTTTGCAGACTGGCTCACGCCCTCGCTGCCGGTGCGCCACTTCGACGTCGGCGACCGCCAGATCGTGCTGCGGCCGGATGCGTCGCGCGCCGTCCTCGACGCCTGGGACGATCTCGCCGCCGGCCTCGGCTCCGCGCTCGCGCTGCTGCTGATCGTCGCGATCGGCGCCCGCCTCGCGCTGCACCGCGCGCTCGCCCCGCTCGCGCAGATCGACGCGGCGCTCGCCCGCGGCGCCGACGGCCGCTTCGACGTACGTCTGCCCGGTTACCGCGTCGCCGAGCTCGACCGCGTCGCCGCCAGCTACAACCGCCTCGCCGACACGCTCGACGACACGCGCGCGCAGAACCTGCGCCTCGAAGAAGACCAGGCCTTCGCACGCGCCGTACAGGCGCGGCTGGAGGAAGAGCGCCGCGTGATCGCACGCGAGCTGCACGACGAGCTGGGCCAGGCCATCACCGCCGTGCGCGCAATCTCCGGCGCGATCCTGCAGCGCTGCGACAACCAGCCGCAGCTCCACGGCAGCGCGCAGGCGATCCTCGCGATGACCGGCCAGATGCAGGACGGCGTGCGCGCGATCCTGCAACGTCTGCGCCCGGCCAGCACCGACGGCGGCGGCCGGCTCGACCAGGCAGTGAGCGACTACTGCCACCTATGGTCCGGCCACCACCCCCACATTCGCGTGGACTGCCGCACCGCCCCGGCGGGCACCCCCACCGACGGCGCCCTGAGCCTCACGGTGCTGCGCCTGCTGCAGGAGAGCCTCACCAACGTCGCCCGCCACTCCGGCGCCTCGCACGTCGATGTGCGCCTCGAATTCGCGCCGGACGCCGTCGCGCTGGAAGTCTGCGACAACGGCCGCGGCCTCGCCGCCGACACGCTCCCCGGGCACTACGGCCTCACCGGCATGCGCGAGCGCGTCGCCGAGCTGCACGGTGAACTGCATCTGGACACGCCCCCCGGCGGCGGACTGCGCGTCAGCGCCCGCCTGCCCCATCACCACTCACCCGAGGAGAGCTTCCATGGCCAGCGTTCTTGA
- a CDS encoding NAD(P)-binding domain-containing protein → MIAQSRRQSGLHFLLQSPVNRRRRALLAASAATAVLGALPGWAVASSDGFRIGVIGAGRIGGTLAELWAKAGHELLISSRHPDELKPLAARLGSNVRVGTPREAATFGDVVLIAVPYGALPQLGRDYAGLMAGKVVLETGNPRPERDGPMATPTLNRGTGLASADYLPGVRLVRAFTSVPYLALRSEAHRSGERIGVPLAADDRDALAVAARLVEDAGFEAVPVGGLTRARDFDVGSPVFGRALTARELRQALGLVPNL, encoded by the coding sequence GTGATCGCGCAATCCCGGCGCCAGTCCGGGCTCCATTTCCTGCTCCAGTCGCCCGTCAATCGCCGGCGCCGTGCGCTGCTGGCGGCCAGCGCGGCGACTGCGGTACTTGGCGCGCTGCCCGGATGGGCCGTCGCGTCATCCGACGGTTTCAGGATCGGCGTCATCGGCGCCGGACGGATCGGCGGCACGCTCGCGGAGCTGTGGGCGAAGGCCGGCCACGAACTCCTCATTTCCTCGCGCCACCCCGACGAGCTGAAGCCCCTCGCGGCGCGCCTGGGCTCGAACGTGCGCGTGGGGACGCCCCGCGAGGCGGCGACCTTCGGCGACGTCGTGCTGATCGCGGTGCCGTATGGGGCGCTGCCGCAGTTGGGGCGCGACTACGCGGGGCTGATGGCGGGCAAGGTGGTGCTTGAAACCGGCAATCCGCGCCCCGAGCGCGACGGCCCGATGGCGACACCGACGCTGAACCGCGGCACCGGGCTCGCGTCGGCCGACTACCTGCCGGGCGTGCGGCTGGTGCGGGCGTTCACGTCGGTGCCGTATCTTGCGCTGCGCAGCGAGGCGCATCGCAGCGGCGAGCGCATCGGTGTGCCGCTGGCGGCGGACGATCGCGACGCGCTGGCGGTGGCGGCACGGCTGGTCGAGGATGCGGGCTTCGAGGCGGTGCCGGTGGGCGGGTTGACGCGGGCCAGGGACTTCGACGTCGGTTCGCCGGTGTTCGGCCGCGCGCTGACGGCGCGCGAGCTGCGGCAGGCGCTGGGCCTGGTGCCGAACCTGTGA
- a CDS encoding YajD family HNH nuclease, whose protein sequence is MKAFDHDKLDRIVANARRAADARSDGYRERALKIYPWICGRCGREFTLANLRELTVHHRDHNHDNNPPDGSNWELLCIYCHDNEHQRQLEAQAGSSIRTDNGAVATHNPFADLKARLSQGK, encoded by the coding sequence ATGAAGGCCTTCGACCACGACAAGCTCGACCGTATCGTCGCCAATGCCCGGCGCGCCGCCGACGCGCGCAGCGACGGCTACCGCGAACGCGCACTGAAGATCTACCCGTGGATCTGCGGCCGCTGCGGACGCGAATTCACCCTCGCCAATCTGCGCGAACTGACCGTGCATCACCGGGACCACAACCACGACAACAACCCGCCCGACGGCAGCAACTGGGAGCTGTTGTGCATCTACTGCCACGACAACGAACACCAGCGGCAGCTCGAAGCACAGGCGGGCAGCTCGATCCGGACGGACAACGGCGCCGTGGCGACGCACAACCCGTTTGCCGATCTGAAGGCAAGGCTGTCGCAGGGAAAGTGA